Proteins co-encoded in one Hyla sarda isolate aHylSar1 chromosome 4, aHylSar1.hap1, whole genome shotgun sequence genomic window:
- the LOC130369470 gene encoding speedy protein 1-B-like — protein sequence MVLIYFRRANLRTEEYNTYFFPALFLANQFEEDEMFRREIYPWALGPMWTAMKTWMLHLRNLLLLRMRFHAWVTRDTCDRIMAQDPEYWAWKRERKEHHGWAIRWYRRDPGEYIPRGPWWIPLACSICITDLQPCAGEENTKRRRTKKEEQNR from the exons ATGGTCCTCATCTACTTCCGAAGAGCCAACCTGCGTACGGAGGAATATAACACCTACTTCTTTCCAGCGCT gtTTCTTGCCAACCAGTTTGAAGAGGATGAGATGTTTCGACGCGAGATCTACCCCTGGGCCCTTGGACCGATGTGGACGGCGATGAAGACCTGGATGCTACACCTGCGGAACCTGCTGCTCCTCCGGATGAGATTCCACGCTTGGGTGACCAGAGACACCTGTGATCGG ATCATGGCACAAGACCCCGAGTACTGGGCATGGAAGAGAGAGCGGAAGGAACATCACGGCTGGGCCATACGCTGGTACCGGAGGGATCCTGGAGAATACATCCCGAGAGGCCCATGGTGGATCCCTCTCGCCTGCTCCATCTGTATCACCGATCTGCAGCCTTGTGCCGGGGAAGAGAACACCAAGAGAAGAAGGACGAAGAAAGAAGAACAGAACAGATGA